In Spirochaeta thermophila DSM 6578, the following proteins share a genomic window:
- a CDS encoding LB_289 family protein, giving the protein MKMNEIEKMERELRRAQKKQESLARKQQKKKGNVVGEYIKRLASLFFYDEEMIYNIPNNPDIFACIEEMKQELPREEWETVIRKAVKSTGVKEKEIAYTQLKTYLES; this is encoded by the coding sequence ATGAAGATGAACGAGATAGAGAAGATGGAACGGGAGTTGCGGCGGGCCCAGAAGAAACAAGAGAGTCTCGCCCGAAAGCAGCAGAAGAAGAAGGGGAATGTGGTGGGAGAGTACATCAAACGACTCGCCTCGCTCTTCTTCTACGATGAGGAGATGATCTACAACATTCCGAACAATCCGGACATCTTCGCCTGTATCGAGGAGATGAAGCAGGAGCTCCCCAGGGAGGAATGGGAGACCGTCATCCGAAAGGCCGTCAAGAGCACGGGCGTGAAAGAAAAAGAGATCGCCTACACCCAACTCAAGACCTACCTGGAGAGCTGA
- the thyX gene encoding FAD-dependent thymidylate synthase — MAHCVVPEAEEILDKPFPVLDRGFVRLVDYMGSDERIVQAARVSYGKGTKSYREDKALIDYLLRNEHTSPFEQVVFTFHAKMPIFVARQWVRHRTARINEISGRYSVLQEEFYVPSPEVLAPQSASNKQGREEAPFPPEVAEEIRKEMAAFQEDAYRRYEGLLERGVARELARINLPLSLYTEWYWQMDLHNLFRFLWLRLDPHAQYEIREYAKVILEIVRRVCPLAVASFEEHVRGAVRFSAKEWRFLSSRMELPEEPPEGFSGKEWERFKVKLREGRQV, encoded by the coding sequence ATGGCACACTGTGTGGTACCTGAGGCCGAGGAGATCCTCGACAAGCCGTTTCCCGTGCTGGACAGGGGGTTCGTACGACTGGTGGACTACATGGGGAGCGACGAGCGGATCGTCCAGGCGGCGCGGGTCTCCTACGGGAAGGGGACCAAGTCGTACAGGGAGGACAAGGCGCTCATCGACTATCTCCTGAGGAACGAGCATACCTCTCCGTTCGAGCAGGTGGTGTTCACGTTTCATGCGAAGATGCCCATATTCGTGGCCCGACAGTGGGTGCGCCACAGGACCGCCCGGATCAACGAGATCTCGGGTCGGTACAGCGTGCTCCAGGAGGAGTTCTACGTACCGTCGCCTGAGGTGCTTGCTCCTCAAAGCGCGAGCAACAAGCAGGGGAGGGAGGAGGCTCCGTTTCCTCCCGAGGTGGCGGAAGAGATCCGCAAGGAGATGGCCGCGTTTCAGGAGGATGCCTACAGGAGATACGAGGGATTGCTCGAACGAGGGGTGGCACGGGAGCTGGCGCGGATCAACCTCCCCTTGAGTCTCTACACGGAGTGGTACTGGCAGATGGATCTCCACAATCTGTTCCGTTTCCTCTGGTTGAGGCTCGATCCGCACGCCCAGTACGAGATCAGGGAGTACGCGAAGGTGATCCTGGAGATCGTGCGCAGGGTGTGTCCGCTCGCGGTGGCCTCGTTCGAGGAGCACGTGAGGGGTGCGGTGCGCTTCTCTGCGAAGGAGTGGCGGTTCCTCTCCTCCCGGATGGAGCTTCCCGAGGAACCGCCGGAGGGGTTTTCGGGGAAGGAATGGGAGCGGTTCAAGGTGAAATTGCGTGAAGGGAGGCAGGTATGA
- a CDS encoding MATE family efflux transporter: MKWRAARGVLKRLSPHPFFMRRVWMLAFPIAIQNLLFSVLNMVDTFMIGQLGTEEVAGVALANQWYFVFFLFVFAIGSGAAIFTAQLWGKGDVEGVRRFAGIALIFALFIGAVFSIVALLFPSLILRVFTDDGEVIALGLSYFRWIWISYPFTAFSFLYGIVLRSTGEVALPFQASTIALAMNTVGNYLLIFGPGPFPRLGVEGAAIATVIARIFEAGYVLIAVYLRRTVLAARLRSLLSFSGREVRDYLERALPVVGSEVGWALGVSAYQAVFARVSTEAVAAYTLANTLFNFAVVVFVGTSNACSIMIGNVLGKGRVRRAQEYAVSFSLWAVLLGALSGLFLIAGSFLFPSFFRISPLAKEFLRASLVVVGVAMPWKIFNWHATVGIFRSGGDTFFGMLLELGGVWGVGVPIAVCSGLLAGLPFPVVLSLVQLEEVVKALAGVVRIRRAKWIRMVRGVPAGEVLISPEGVSS; the protein is encoded by the coding sequence ATGAAGTGGAGAGCAGCACGTGGAGTACTGAAACGGCTCAGTCCTCACCCCTTCTTCATGAGGAGGGTGTGGATGCTCGCCTTTCCCATCGCCATCCAGAACCTCCTCTTCTCGGTGCTCAACATGGTCGATACGTTCATGATCGGCCAGCTCGGTACCGAGGAAGTGGCGGGTGTGGCCCTCGCCAACCAGTGGTACTTCGTCTTCTTCCTTTTCGTCTTCGCGATAGGATCGGGTGCCGCGATCTTCACCGCGCAGTTGTGGGGTAAGGGTGATGTGGAGGGGGTTCGCCGTTTCGCCGGTATCGCCCTGATCTTCGCTCTCTTCATCGGGGCGGTCTTTTCGATCGTGGCCCTCCTCTTCCCCTCCTTGATCCTCAGGGTCTTCACCGACGACGGCGAGGTGATCGCCCTGGGGCTTTCCTATTTCAGGTGGATTTGGATCTCGTATCCCTTCACCGCCTTCTCCTTCCTCTACGGTATCGTGTTGCGGTCCACAGGAGAGGTGGCGCTTCCCTTCCAGGCCTCCACCATCGCCCTGGCGATGAATACCGTGGGGAACTATCTCCTCATCTTCGGTCCCGGGCCTTTCCCCAGGCTCGGCGTGGAAGGGGCGGCGATCGCGACCGTGATCGCCCGCATCTTCGAGGCGGGGTATGTCCTGATCGCGGTATACCTCCGGCGTACCGTGCTCGCCGCCAGGCTCCGCAGCCTCCTCTCCTTCTCGGGGAGGGAGGTGCGAGACTACCTCGAGAGGGCCCTGCCCGTGGTGGGCAGCGAGGTGGGGTGGGCACTGGGTGTTTCGGCCTACCAGGCGGTCTTCGCCCGGGTGAGCACCGAGGCGGTGGCGGCCTATACCCTCGCCAACACGCTCTTCAACTTCGCGGTGGTGGTCTTCGTGGGGACGAGCAATGCGTGCAGCATCATGATAGGGAACGTCCTGGGGAAGGGGCGGGTCCGGAGGGCGCAGGAGTATGCGGTGAGTTTCTCCCTCTGGGCGGTGCTCCTGGGTGCGCTCTCGGGGCTCTTCCTGATCGCTGGATCCTTCCTCTTTCCCTCCTTCTTCAGGATATCCCCGCTCGCAAAGGAGTTCCTCCGCGCTTCGCTGGTGGTGGTGGGGGTGGCGATGCCCTGGAAGATCTTCAACTGGCACGCCACGGTGGGGATCTTCCGCAGCGGGGGCGACACCTTCTTCGGGATGCTCCTCGAACTCGGCGGGGTGTGGGGAGTGGGGGTGCCGATCGCGGTGTGTTCGGGGCTCCTCGCCGGTCTTCCCTTCCCCGTGGTGCTCTCTCTGGTGCAGCTGGAGGAGGTGGTGAAGGCTCTCGCCGGTGTGGTGAGGATACGAAGGGCGAAGTGGATACGGATGGTGCGGGGGGTGCCTGCCGGTGAGGTCCTCATCTCTCCGGAGGGGGTCTCCTCATGA
- a CDS encoding M23 family metallopeptidase, whose amino-acid sequence MKPVLAFLLLCSSLLAAEDFLIVQFTQRDDGLIVVEARNPLPIPGTFVLSELSGGSMDGDIPFTAVLGPRDGPLPILTIQPEEGRRVRIRWKTLPGDIHAVHPDENHLYLFPFAHGTKHRVDQAFHGAFTHRGENEYAVDFAMDEGTPVYAARGGVTAYVKEDSSVGGTSASYGDDANYILIYHEDGTFGNYVHLRKDGALVEPGDRVEAGQLIGYSGNTGQSSGPHLHFDVRIPTTEGLTSIPIRFLNYDGTAVIPEEGSYYYAFHPGGPAFPVVLGRLLSNEDFKDHEAPVEPVERIVFRTEQIDDTVVVYVGNGFDRPARVEVELVLSGMEATTPRKLSITIPPRTERFLTLLRPLPSARTFRYGYRYTYAFTGQEDS is encoded by the coding sequence ATGAAACCCGTCCTCGCATTCCTCCTCCTCTGTTCCTCCCTCCTCGCGGCAGAGGACTTCCTCATCGTCCAGTTCACCCAGCGGGACGACGGACTCATCGTGGTGGAGGCCCGCAACCCTCTCCCCATCCCGGGGACCTTCGTCCTCTCGGAGCTCAGCGGCGGGAGCATGGACGGCGACATCCCCTTCACCGCGGTCCTCGGCCCAAGGGATGGCCCCCTCCCCATCCTCACGATACAACCCGAGGAAGGCCGCCGCGTGAGGATCAGATGGAAGACCCTTCCGGGAGACATACACGCCGTACACCCCGACGAGAACCACCTCTACCTCTTCCCCTTCGCCCACGGAACGAAGCACCGTGTGGACCAGGCCTTCCACGGCGCCTTCACCCACCGCGGCGAGAACGAGTATGCGGTCGACTTCGCCATGGATGAAGGCACACCGGTCTACGCAGCACGGGGAGGCGTGACGGCCTACGTGAAGGAGGACTCCTCTGTGGGAGGCACCTCGGCCTCCTATGGGGACGACGCAAACTACATCCTCATCTACCACGAGGACGGCACCTTCGGGAACTACGTCCACCTCAGGAAGGACGGTGCACTCGTGGAACCGGGCGACCGCGTCGAGGCCGGCCAGCTCATAGGCTACAGCGGCAACACCGGTCAGAGCTCGGGTCCCCACCTCCACTTCGACGTGCGCATACCCACCACAGAAGGGCTCACCTCCATACCCATCAGGTTCCTCAATTACGACGGAACCGCCGTGATCCCCGAGGAAGGCTCGTACTACTATGCCTTCCACCCCGGCGGCCCTGCCTTCCCCGTGGTCCTGGGAAGGCTCCTCAGCAACGAGGACTTCAAGGACCACGAGGCTCCCGTCGAACCCGTGGAGAGAATCGTCTTCCGCACCGAGCAGATCGACGACACCGTGGTGGTGTACGTGGGCAACGGATTCGACCGACCGGCACGGGTGGAGGTGGAGCTCGTGCTCTCGGGCATGGAGGCCACCACCCCAAGGAAGCTCAGCATCACCATCCCCCCACGCACCGAGCGCTTCCTCACCCTCCTGCGTCCCCTCCCCTCGGCCCGCACCTTCCGCTACGGCTACCGCTACACGTACGCATTCACCGGGCAGGAGGACTCATGA
- a CDS encoding CapA family protein codes for MIPLLLLGVLLFGPLWGGEESSRSVPTSVHSSEGGWVLLTFAGDLMAHNVNYRMEDYDAIYEDVAPLLRRDDLSFVNLETVVRGSAPPSSFPRFSVDPAYVEAAVRAGFDVFSLANNHTCDQGEEGVRSTLKEMARLSSRYGIHYNGAVTRREDRFTVTRMEVKGVRIGFLAVSEFMNEIEGSGLVNLVYFPHEGRRRAFLDFLSRVTPQYDFFVLSVHGGEEYRRVPLEVKRAFFREAVSRGVDVVWSHHPHVLQPWEWIRTPEGRRALVLYSLGNFVSGQTWRLGPSDWEEERAYTGESVLFQVRVRKEGERVVMVPGQVVPVVNVVRKEGERRGVYVVRAFSVLTGRVEVDPPWEEYFRRRYRMFRAWVVGWGLDPVRGGSLPSSGAFR; via the coding sequence ATGATCCCTCTCCTCCTTTTGGGAGTGCTCCTCTTCGGACCCCTGTGGGGGGGCGAGGAGTCCTCCCGGTCCGTCCCGACGTCCGTCCATTCGAGCGAGGGGGGATGGGTGCTGCTCACCTTCGCCGGGGACCTCATGGCACACAACGTGAACTACCGGATGGAGGACTACGATGCCATCTATGAGGACGTGGCCCCCCTCCTCCGGCGGGACGATCTCTCGTTCGTGAATCTGGAGACCGTGGTGAGGGGATCGGCCCCTCCTTCCAGCTTCCCCCGGTTTTCGGTGGACCCTGCCTACGTGGAGGCGGCGGTGCGGGCGGGATTCGACGTCTTCTCTCTCGCAAACAATCACACGTGCGATCAGGGGGAGGAGGGGGTGAGGAGTACGTTGAAGGAGATGGCGCGCCTCTCGTCGCGGTATGGGATCCACTACAATGGTGCGGTCACCCGGAGGGAGGATCGCTTCACCGTAACCCGGATGGAGGTGAAGGGGGTACGGATCGGGTTCCTGGCGGTCTCGGAGTTCATGAACGAGATCGAGGGCAGCGGGCTCGTGAACCTGGTGTATTTCCCCCACGAGGGACGCAGGAGGGCCTTCCTCGACTTCCTCTCCAGGGTGACCCCGCAGTACGATTTCTTCGTGCTCTCGGTGCATGGGGGCGAGGAGTACCGTCGGGTCCCGCTCGAGGTGAAGCGGGCCTTCTTCCGTGAGGCGGTGTCGCGTGGGGTGGATGTGGTGTGGTCCCACCACCCGCACGTACTCCAGCCGTGGGAATGGATCCGCACGCCGGAGGGGCGGCGGGCCCTCGTCCTCTACTCGTTGGGGAACTTCGTCTCCGGTCAGACCTGGCGGCTGGGGCCTTCCGACTGGGAGGAGGAGCGGGCCTACACCGGTGAGTCGGTGCTCTTCCAGGTGAGGGTCCGCAAAGAGGGGGAGCGGGTCGTGATGGTGCCGGGGCAGGTGGTTCCGGTGGTGAATGTGGTGAGGAAGGAGGGTGAGAGGAGGGGTGTGTATGTGGTGAGGGCCTTTTCCGTGCTCACCGGGAGGGTGGAGGTGGATCCCCCCTGGGAGGAGTACTTCAGGAGGCGATACCGGATGTTCCGGGCGTGGGTGGTGGGATGGGGGCTCGATCCCGTACGGGGAGGAAGTCTTCCCTCGAGTGGGGCTTTTCGATAA